A portion of the Macaca mulatta isolate MMU2019108-1 chromosome 4, T2T-MMU8v2.0, whole genome shotgun sequence genome contains these proteins:
- the CASP8AP2 gene encoding CASP8-associated protein 2 isoform X1, whose translation MAADDDNGDGTSLFDVFSGLAGFLEFYPFLRVTQRFGQNLASPLKNNDEGSLDIYAGLDSAVSDSASKSCVPSRNCLDLYEEILTEEGTAKEATYNDLQVEYGKCQLQMKELMKKFKEIQTQNFSLINENQSLKKNISALIKTARVEINRKDEEISNLHQRLSEFPHFRNNHKTARTFDTVKTKDLKSRSPHLDDCSKTDHRAKSDVSKDVHHSTSLPNLEKEGKSHSDKRSTSHLPISVEKHCTNGVWSRSHYQVGEGSSNEDSRRGRKDIRHSQFNRGTERVRKDLSPGCGDGEPRILEASQRLQGHPEKYGKGEPKTESKSSKFKSNSDSDYKGERINSSWEKETPGERSHSRVDSQSDKKLERQSERPQNINRKEVKSQDKEERKVDQKPKSVVKDQDHWRRSERASLPHSKNEITFSHNSSKYHVEERRGWEDCKRDRSVNSHSFQDGRCPSFLSNSRTHKNIDSKEVDAMQQWENTPLKAERHRTEDKRKRERESKEDNKHIRNEKRVPTEHFQKVNKETKKTTSDLKKQNEPKTDKGEVPDNGVSEGAHNKELAMKAENGPNETKNKDLKLSFMEKLNLTLSPAKKQPVSQDNQNKTTDVPKSSGVCDSESSVQAKTVAYVPSVSEHILGEASVSEHTMGETKSSLLEPKVALLAMTEPRIGISETKMEEENSLLVRSVDNTMHCEVPICGTETSFPSPMEIQQTESLFPSTGMKQTINNGRAAAPVVMDVLQTDVSQNFGLELDTKRNDNSDSCGISEGMEMKVALSTTVGETTESILQPSIEEADILPIMLSEDNNPKFEPSVVVTPLVESKSCHLGPCLPKDTLDSSLQQTELMDHRMATGETNSVYHDDDNSVLSIDLNHLRPIPEAISPLNSPVRPVAKVLRNESPPQVPVYNNSHKDVFLRNSAHSTSKSQSDLNKENQKPIYKSDKCTEADICKNSPLDELEEGEIRSDSETSKPQECFEKNSKPRASADVRKSKTIPRHGKSTVGLDKDSRKTHVRIHQTNNKWNKRPDKSSRSSKTEKKDKVMSTSSLEKIVPIIAVPSSEQEIMHMLRMIRKHVRKNYMKFKAKFSLIQFHRIIESAILSFTSLIKHLNLHKICKSVTTLQKNLCDVIESKLKQVKKNGIVDRLFEQQLPDMKKKLWKFVDDQLDYLFAKLKKILVQFCDSKNFGRDSDEGKPEKTSKQNAQYSDGQKGSGYNSNKELPKEKLSKSEDCVHYKSLVGCKKSEEKYQDQNNSSINTVKHDSKKNFNNCFDNTKNSQSEERSLELHCSSTPKSEKNEGSSIEDAQTSQHATLKPERSFEILTEQQASSLTFNLVSDAQMGEIFKSLLQGSDLLDSSVNCTEKSEWELKTPEKQLLETLKCESIPACTTEELVSGVASPCPKMISDDNWSLLSSEKGPSLSSGLSLPVHPDVLDESCMFEVSTNLPLSKDNVCSVEKSKPCVSSILFEDLAVSLTVPSPLKSDGHLSFLKPDVSSSSTPEEVISAHFSEDALLEEEDASEQDIHLALESDNSSSKSSCSSSWTSRSVAPGFQYHPNLPMHAVIMEKSNDHFIVKIRRATPSTSSGLKQSMMPDESLTSLPRHGKEADEGADKEYISCQNTVFKSVEELENSNKNVDNSKSTHEEQSSMIQTQVPDIYEFLKDASGKMGHRDEVSDECFKLHQVWETKVPESIEELPSVEEISHSVGDHLPNTYIDLTKDPVTETKNLGEFIEVTVLNIDQLGCSGGNLNQSAQILDNSLQADTVGAFIDLTQDASSETKSEGNHPELAVEDLGCGVIQVDEDNCKEEKAQMANRPLECIVEETYIDLTTESPSSCEVKKDELKSELGSNCVNSELPGTLHNAHKKRRNLSDLNHSHKKQRKETDLTNKEKTKKPTQDSCENTEAHRKKASKKRAPPVNKDPSSLKATPGIKDSSTALATSTSLSAKNVIKKKGEIIILWTRNDDREILLECQKRGPSFKTFAYLATKLDKNPNQSHFVDPAGIQWRDLDSLQPPPPGSSDSCASATQVAGITGVCHYTQLIFCIFSRLLERQSFAVLARLVLNSGPLMIC comes from the exons GTTTAGCTGGCTTTTTGGAGTTCTACCCTTTTTTGAGAGTCACCCAGAGATTTGGGCAGAATTTAG CTTCTCCTCTTAAGAACAATGATGAAGGCTCATTGGACATATACGCTGGGTTGGACAGTGCTGTTTCTG acagtgCTTCCAAATCCTGTGTACCATCAAGAAATTGTTTGGACTTATACGAAGAGATCCTGACTGAAGAAGGAACTGCAAAGGAGGCAACATATAATGAT ttgcAAGTAGAATATGGAAAATGTCAACTGCAAATGAAAGAGCTGatgaaaaagtttaaagaaatacAGACACAG AATTTCAGCTTAATAAACGAAAACCAGTCTCTTAAGAAGAATATTTCAGCACTTATCAAAACTGCCAGGGTGGAAATAAACCGCAAGGATGAAGAAATAAGTAATCTTCACCAAAG aTTGTCTGAGTTTCCACATTTTCGAAATAATCATAAAACCGCAAGGACATTTGATACAGTTAAAACAAAAGATCTTAAATCTAGATCTCCACATTTGGATGATTGTTCAAAGACTGATCACAGAGCTAAAAGTGATGTTTCTAAAGATGTACATCATAGCACTTCACTGCCAAAtctggaaaaggaaggaaaatcacATTCTGATAAAAGGAGTACTTCACATTTACCTATATCTGTCGAGAAACACTGCACTAATGGTGTTTGGTCGCGTTCTCATTATCAGGTTGGTGAGGGTAGCTCAAATGAGGATAGTcgaagaggaagaaaagatatTAGACATAGCCAGTTCAACAGAGGAACTGAAAGAGTACGAAAAGACTTAAGTCCTGGCTGTGGTGATGGTGAACCAAGGATACTGGAGGCTAGTCAAAGGCTACAAGGACATCCTGAGAAATATGGTAAAGGTGAACCAAAGACTGAAAGCAAAAGTTCAAAGTTTAAAAGTAATTCAGATTCTGACTATAAAGGTGAACGCATTAACTCTTCTTGGGAGAAAGAGACCCCTGGAGAAAGGTCACACAGTCGAGTAGACTCTCAAAGTgacaaaaaactagaaagacaaaGTGAAAGACCACAAAATATAAATAGGAAAGAAGTTAAATcacaagacaaagaagaaagaaaagttgatCAAAAACCTAAGTCAGTAGTAAAGGACCAAGATCACTGGAGAAGATCTGAACGAGCATCACTTCCTCATTCCAAAAACGAAATAACATTTTCTCATAATTCAAGTAAATACCATGtagaagagagaagaggatggGAAGATTGTAAAAGAGACAGGAGTGTAAACAGTCATAGTTTTCAAGATGGAAGATGTCCATCTTTTCTTTCAAACAGTAGAACTCACAAAAACATTGACTCTAAGGAAGTTGATGCTATGCAACAGTGGGAAAACACACCTTTAAAAGCAGAAAGACATAGAACCGAGGATAAGAGGAAAAGAGAACGAGAAAGCAAAGAAGATAATAAgcatattagaaatgaaaaaagagtaCCTACAGAACATTTTCAGAAGGTTAATAAGGAAACTAAGAAAACCACTTCTGAtttaaagaaacagaatgaaCCAAAGACTGATAAGGGAGAAGTCCCTGATAATGGAGTTTCTGAAGGAGCACATAATAAAGAGCTTGCAATGAAAGCTGAGAATGgtccaaatgaaacaaaaaacaaagacctAAAATTGAGTTTTATGGAAAAATTGAACTTAACTCTTTCTCCTGCTAAAAAGCAACCTGTTTCTCAGGATAATCAGAATAAAACAACTGATGTTCCCAAGTCCAGTGGTGTATGTGATTCAGAGTCTTCAGTGCAAGCTAAAACAGTGGCATATGTTCCCTCCGTCAGTGAACATATCTTGGGGGAAGCCTCTGTCAGTGAACATACCATGGGGGAAACGAAGTCATCATTATTGGAACCAAAGGTTGCTCTTTTAGCAATGACTGAACCCAGGATTGGTATCTCAGAAAccaaaatggaagaagaaaatagTTTGTTAGTTAGATCTGTTGACAATACTATGCATTGTGAAGTGCCCATTTGTGGTACAGAGACTTCCTTCCCATCTCCTATGGAAATACAACAGACAGAATCCTTGTTTCCATCAACAGGAATGAAACAAACCATTAATAATGGAAGGGCAGCAGCTCCTGTGGTAATGGATGTATTACAAACAGATGTGTCTCAAAACTTTGGATTGGAATTGGATACCAAAAGAAATGATAATTCAGATTCTTGTGGTATTTCTGAAGGTATGGAAATGAAGGTAGCACTTTCAACAACAGTGGGTGAAACCACTGAAAGCATTTTGCAGCCTTCAATTGAGGAAGCTGATATTTTGCCAATAATGCTTTCAGAAGATAATAACCCAAAATTTGAGCCTTCTGTTGTAGTTACACCACTTGTTGAGAGTAAGTCATGTCATTTGGGGCCTTGCTTACCTAAAGATACTCTAGATTCTTCACTTCAGCAGACTGAGTTAATGGACCACAGAATGGCAACTGGTGAAACAAACTCAGTATATCATGATGATGATAACTCGGTTTTGAGCATTGACCTTAATCACCTGAGACCTATTCCAGAAGCTATCAGCCCTCTGAATAGTCCAGTGAGACCTGTAGCAAAAGTTCTTAGAAATGAAAGCCCACCTCAAGTTCCAGTATATAATAACAGTCATAAAG ATGTGTTTTTACGAAATTCAGCTCATTCTACCTCTAAGAGTCAGTCTGATCTCAATAAGGAAAATCAAAAGCCAATTTACAAATCTGACAAATGTACAGAAGCAGACATATGTAAGAATTCACCATTAGATGAATTAGAAGAAGGGGAAATTAGAAGTGATAGTGAAACATCTAAACCACAagaatgttttgaaaaaaattccaAGCCTAGAGCGTCGGCTGATGTGCGGAAGTCAAAGACTATCCCACGACATGGGAAAAGTACTGTGGGTCTGGATAAAGACAGTAGGAAAACACATGTAAGAATCCATCAGACCAATAACAAATGGAATAAAAGACCTGATAAATCTAGCAGATCTTCAAAAACGGAGAAGAAAGATAAAGTGATGAGCACTTCCAGCTTGGAAAAAATAGTTCCAATTATTGCTGTACCCTCTTCTGAACAAGAGATCATGCACATGTTACGAATGATAAGAAAACATGTAaggaaaaattatatgaaattcaaggCAAAATTTTCATTAATACAATTTCATAGAATTATTGAGTCAGCAATTTTGAGTTTTACATCTCTAATTAAACATCTCAACTTACACAAAATCTGTAAGTCAGTGACTACCTTACAGAAGAATCTCTGTGATGTTATAGAGTCTAAACTTAAGCAAGTTAAAAAGAATGGCATAGTTGATCGTTTATTTGAACAGCAGCTAccagatatgaaaaaaaaattgtggaaattTGTAGATGACCAACTTGATTATTTGTTTGCAAAGCTTAAGAAAATCTTAGTTCAGTTTTGTGATTCCAAAAACTTTGGAAGAGATAGTGATGAAGGCAAACCTGAAAAAACAAGTAAACAGAATGCACAGTATTCAGATGGTCAGAAAGGGAGTGGGTACAACTCCAACAAAGAATTGCcgaaagaaaaattatcaaaatcagaAGACTGTGTTCATTATAAGTCTTTAGTGGGATGTAAAAAGTCTGAGGAAAAATACCAAGACCAAAATAACTCCAGTATTAACACTGTAAAGCAtgacagtaaaaaaaattttaacaactgCTTTGATAATACGAAGAACTCTCAATCCGAAGAGCGCTCCTTGGAACTACACTGTTCAAGCACcccaaagtcagaaaaaaatgaaggaagcagTATAGAGGATGCACAGACATCCCAGCATGCAACTTTGAAGCCAGAACGAAGTTTTGAGATTCTTACTGAACAGCAAGCATCTAGCCTTACTTTTAATTTAGTGAGTGATGCACAAATgggtgaaatatttaaaagtttgttgCAAGGTTCTGATCTTTTAGATAGTAGTGTTAACTGTACTGAAAAAAGTGAGTGGGAGTTAAAGACTCCGGAGAAGCAGTTGCTAGAGACTCTTAAGTGCGAGTCTATACCAGCTTGTACAACAGAAGAGCTAGTTTCAGGGGTGGCTTCTCCATGTCCTaaaatgattagtgatgataaTTGGTCATTATTATCATCTGAGAAAGGTCCGTCTCTGTCTTCAGGGCTTTCATTGCCAGTTCATCCTGATGTGTTGGATGAAAGTTGTATGTTTGAAGTGTCTACTAACCTACCTTTAAGTAAAGATAATGTGTGTAGTGTAGAAAAGAGCAAGCCCTGCGTTTCTTCCATACTTTTTGAAGATCTAGCAGTCTCTTTAACAGTACCATCACCTCTGAAGTCAGATGGTCATCTCAGTTTTTTAAAGCCTGATGTTTCGTCTAGTTCAACTCCTGAAGAAGTCATTAGTGCTCATTTTAGTGAAGATGCATTACTTGAGGAAGAGGATGCATCTGAGCAAGATATTCATTTAGCTCTGGAGTCTGATAATTCAAGCAGTAAATCAAGTTGTTCTTCTTCCTGGACAAGCCGATCTGTTGCTCCAGGCTTTCAGTACCACCCTAATCTACCTATGCATGCCGTCATAATGGAAAAGTCCAATGatcattttattgtgaaaatACGACGTGCAACACCATCTACCTCTTCTGGTCTTAAACAGAGTATGATGCCTGATGAATCATTGACATCTTTGCCCAGACATGGAAAGGAAGCTGATGAAGGAGCAGATAAAGAATATATTTCATGTCAGAACACAGTTTTTAAATCTGTGGAGGAATTGGAAAATTCCAACAAAAATGTTGATAATAGCAAGTCAACTCATGAAGAACAGAGCTCTATGATACAAACACAGGTTCCTGATATATATGAATTTCTTAAAGATGCTTCAGGTAAGATGGGTCATCGTGATGAAGTGTCTGATGAATGTTTCAAATTGCATCAAGTATGGGAAACAAAAGTGCCTGAAAGCATTGAAGAATTGCCTTCAGTGGAAGAAATCTCACACTCTGTCGGGGATCATCTTCCAAACACATACATAGATCTAACGAAAGATCCAGTCACTGAAACCAAAAACTTGGGGGAATTCATAGAAGTAACAGTTTTAAACATTGATCAGTTGGGATGTTCTGGAGGCAATTTAAATCAAAGTGCTCAAATATTAGACAATTCTTTGCAGGCTGATACTGTAGGTGCTTTTATTGATTTGACACAAGATGCTTCAAGTGAGACTAAAAGTGAAGGTAATCATCCTGAATTAGCTGTTGAAGACCTGGGATGTGGGGTGATACAGGTAGATGAAGATAATTGTAAGGAAGAAAAggcacaaatggcaaacaggcctTTGGAGTGCATTGTTGAGGAAACCTATATCGACTTGACCACAGAATCTCCCAGTTCATGTGAAGtaaaaaaggatgaattaaaATCAGAGCTAGGATCAAATTGTGTTAACTCGGAGTTGCCTGGGACTTTGCATAATGCtcacaaaaagagaagaaacctTTCTGATCTAAATCATTctcataaaaaacaaagaaaggaaacagaCTTAACCAATAAGGAAAAGACCAAGAAACCTACCCAAGATTCTTGTGAGAATACTGAAGCTCACCGAAAGAAAGCCAGTAAGAAGAGGGCCCCTCCTGTGAATAAAGATCCCTCATCATTAAAGGCAACCCCAGGGATTAAGGATTCATCAACAGCACTTGCCACTTCTACGAGCCTTTCTGCAAAGAATGTTAttaaaaagaagggagaaattaTCATTTTATGGACAAG aaATGATGACCGGGAAATTTTACTGGAGTGTCAGAAAAGAGGGCCatcatttaaaacatttgcaTATTTAGCCACCAAGTTGGATAAAAATCCAAATCAG tctcactttgttgaccCTGCTGGAatccaatggcgtgatcttgactcactgcaaccaccacctcctgggtcaagtgattcttgtgcttcagccacccaagtagctgggattacaggtgtgtgccactacacccagctaattttttgtatttttagtagattactggagagacagagttttgctgtgttggccaggctggtcttgaactctgggcctcTTATGATCtgctaa